A single window of Synechococcus sp. CBW1004 DNA harbors:
- a CDS encoding FAD-linked oxidase C-terminal domain-containing protein, producing the protein MVSARQELLSYDCDGLTLHRYQPPLVVLPETTEQVAAVVRLCHERGIPFVARGSGTGLSGGALAETPALVIATSRMRAILNLDLANRRVTVQPGVINSWVSRAVASDGFYYAPDPSSQVACSIGGNVAENSGGVHCLKYGVTSNHVLGLEVVLPDGTVTTLGGELPEMPELDLRGVFIGSEGTLGITTAVTLRLLRTPDSVAVLLADFTSMEAAGEAVRLVTEAAVQPAGMEMMDRLCIEALNDYFGTEEYPGDAAAVLLIELDGIASEVAEAVTLASSLCRRAGARTIREARDPEERALLWKGRKSAISALGRRFPSYYLQDGVVPRGVLPRVLAEIEALSARHGLPVANVFHAGDGNLHPLILYRSSEPGIGARVEALGAEIMELCLEVGGSITGEHGVGIDKRCYMDWMYSPGDLETMQWVRDALNPRGLANPGKLFPTPSGCAESARRQQRDPELAGLEVF; encoded by the coding sequence GTGGTCAGTGCCCGCCAGGAGCTGCTCAGCTACGACTGCGACGGCCTCACCCTGCACCGCTACCAGCCACCGCTGGTGGTGCTGCCGGAAACCACCGAGCAGGTGGCGGCCGTGGTGCGCCTGTGTCATGAGCGCGGCATCCCGTTCGTGGCGCGCGGCAGCGGCACCGGCCTCTCCGGCGGCGCCCTGGCCGAGACACCCGCCCTGGTGATCGCCACCAGCCGCATGCGGGCGATCCTCAACCTCGATCTGGCCAACCGGCGTGTCACCGTGCAGCCGGGCGTGATCAACAGCTGGGTGAGCCGGGCGGTGGCCTCCGATGGCTTTTATTACGCCCCTGATCCCTCCAGCCAGGTGGCCTGCAGCATCGGCGGCAACGTTGCCGAGAACTCGGGCGGTGTGCACTGCCTCAAGTACGGCGTCACCAGCAACCACGTGCTCGGCCTTGAGGTGGTGCTGCCGGACGGCACCGTCACCACCCTGGGCGGGGAGCTGCCGGAGATGCCCGAACTTGACCTGCGCGGCGTGTTCATCGGCAGCGAGGGCACCCTGGGAATCACCACCGCCGTCACCCTGCGGCTGCTGCGCACGCCCGACAGCGTCGCGGTGCTGCTGGCCGATTTCACCTCGATGGAGGCTGCTGGCGAAGCGGTGCGGCTGGTGACCGAAGCGGCGGTGCAGCCGGCCGGGATGGAGATGATGGATCGCCTCTGCATCGAGGCGCTCAACGATTATTTCGGCACCGAGGAATACCCGGGCGATGCGGCGGCGGTGCTGCTGATCGAGCTCGACGGCATCGCCAGCGAGGTGGCCGAGGCGGTGACCCTGGCCAGCAGCCTCTGCCGCAGGGCCGGCGCCCGCACGATCCGCGAAGCGCGCGACCCGGAGGAACGGGCGCTGCTGTGGAAGGGCCGCAAGTCGGCGATCTCGGCCCTGGGCCGCCGCTTCCCCAGCTACTACCTGCAGGACGGCGTGGTGCCCCGGGGGGTGCTGCCGCGGGTGCTGGCGGAGATCGAGGCGCTGAGCGCCCGCCACGGGCTGCCGGTGGCGAACGTCTTCCACGCCGGCGACGGCAACCTGCATCCGCTGATCCTTTACCGCAGCAGCGAACCGGGGATCGGCGCACGGGTCGAGGCCCTCGGCGCCGAGATCATGGAGCTGTGCCTGGAGGTCGGCGGCAGCATCACGGGCGAGCACGGCGTCGGCATCGACAAGCGCTGCTACATGGACTGGATGTACAGCCCAGGCGATCTGGAGACGATGCAGTGGGTGCGCGATGCCCTCAACCCCCGCGGCCTGGCCAACCCCGGCAAGCTGTTTCCCACTCCCTCCGGCTGCGCCGAATCAGCCCGGCGGCAGCAACGCGATCCGGAACTGGCGGGTCTGGAGGTGTTCTGA
- a CDS encoding 4-amino-4-deoxy-L-arabinose transferase, with the protein MTAAGLTPARFRLGLLLLWLAALVLLLTGLNGPPLRDWDEGIVARVALELSRQPWPERLWPTYWGEPYLNKPPGLHLSVAAAIDVWRALSGSAATALPPAWLLRLVPALISALLVPLLVLLQGRLRPGDRLTALLTGAIALTLLPLLRHGHLLMLDGCQLVAMVLLWWAVVGVGGQLALEPRQADTNNRPQGLRRERPQDQTVRLDGSRPEPLANERKNDLIHGLLAGLATSALLLLKAPVAFPMLAGTLLLRLLERDLDRRRWILMALGVALGLLPGLAWHGGHLLVRGEDALQMWLGQGFARVGTALEGNSGGPLTAVLEVLEGGWPWLPLWPFGMALAWRQRCTRAGLWCLGLTLLTAALVLPLRTQLPWYSLLLWPPFALVCAPALAWLVRRDRQGGRPPGAGVLARIPRFWTLLGALIVLAGLVGTLLPLMPGADGATGGIPPLRSLAPAALALGTGLLMGGLQLSATAPARRRSGLVLMLLGDVLALALLFASPLWLWELNENWSVVDGLALLEEAGAGRDGGELRLWRQGERPSLNWYVGQRVRPEDNVNLPPGQSVWLLGLEPAEAPGLRCNTLGRRGELRLERCQAEP; encoded by the coding sequence GTGACGGCGGCCGGCCTCACTCCCGCCCGCTTTCGCCTGGGACTGCTGCTGCTGTGGCTGGCCGCCCTGGTCCTGCTGCTCACCGGCCTCAACGGGCCGCCCCTGCGCGACTGGGACGAAGGCATCGTCGCCCGCGTGGCGCTGGAGCTCAGCCGGCAGCCCTGGCCCGAGCGCCTCTGGCCCACCTACTGGGGCGAGCCCTATCTCAACAAGCCACCGGGGCTGCACCTGTCGGTGGCCGCCGCGATCGACGTCTGGCGCGCCCTCTCCGGATCAGCGGCCACCGCCCTACCGCCGGCCTGGCTGTTGCGCCTGGTGCCGGCCCTGATCTCCGCGTTGCTGGTGCCGCTGCTGGTGCTGCTGCAGGGACGGCTGCGGCCCGGCGATCGGCTCACGGCGCTGCTGACGGGCGCCATCGCCCTGACGCTGCTGCCGCTGCTGCGCCACGGCCATCTGTTGATGCTCGACGGCTGCCAGCTGGTGGCGATGGTGCTGCTCTGGTGGGCGGTGGTGGGGGTTGGCGGACAGCTCGCCCTCGAACCGCGACAGGCTGATACAAACAACCGGCCGCAGGGCCTGAGGCGTGAGCGACCGCAGGATCAGACCGTCCGCCTTGACGGCAGCCGGCCCGAGCCACTGGCCAATGAGCGAAAGAACGACCTGATCCATGGCCTGCTGGCGGGACTGGCGACCAGCGCCCTGCTGCTGCTCAAGGCCCCGGTGGCCTTTCCGATGCTGGCCGGCACCCTGCTGCTGCGTCTGCTGGAGCGGGACCTGGACCGCCGCCGGTGGATCCTGATGGCTCTCGGGGTGGCGCTCGGTCTGCTGCCGGGTCTCGCCTGGCATGGCGGCCACCTGCTCGTGCGCGGCGAAGACGCGTTGCAGATGTGGCTGGGCCAGGGCTTCGCCCGCGTCGGCACAGCCCTCGAGGGCAATAGCGGCGGGCCGCTGACGGCTGTGCTGGAGGTGCTGGAGGGGGGCTGGCCCTGGCTGCCGCTGTGGCCGTTCGGCATGGCTCTGGCCTGGCGGCAGCGGTGCACGCGGGCGGGTCTGTGGTGCCTGGGGCTGACGCTGTTGACGGCCGCCCTGGTGCTGCCGCTGCGCACCCAGCTGCCCTGGTACAGCCTGCTGCTCTGGCCGCCGTTCGCGCTGGTTTGTGCGCCGGCGCTGGCCTGGCTGGTGCGCCGGGACCGCCAGGGGGGGCGGCCCCCGGGGGCGGGGGTGCTGGCCCGCATACCGCGGTTCTGGACCCTGCTGGGGGCCCTGATTGTGCTGGCGGGGCTGGTTGGCACCCTGCTCCCCCTGATGCCCGGGGCCGATGGGGCGACCGGCGGGATCCCTCCGCTGCGCTCACTGGCCCCCGCGGCCCTGGCCCTGGGGACGGGCCTGCTGATGGGCGGCCTGCAGCTCAGCGCGACAGCCCCCGCAAGACGTCGCAGCGGTCTGGTGCTGATGCTGCTCGGCGATGTCCTGGCTCTGGCGCTGCTGTTCGCCTCACCGTTGTGGCTGTGGGAGCTGAACGAAAACTGGTCCGTCGTCGACGGCCTTGCCCTGCTCGAGGAGGCCGGCGCCGGTCGCGATGGCGGCGAACTGCGGCTGTGGCGCCAGGGGGAGCGTCCCAGCCTGAACTGGTACGTCGGGCAGCGGGTCCGCCCCGAGGACAACGTCAACCTTCCGCCCGGACAGAGCGTGTGGCTGCTGGGGCTGGAGCCAGCCGAGGCGCCAGGCCTGCGCTGCAACACACTGGGCCGGCGAGGTGAGCTGCGGCTCGAGCGCTGCCAGGCCGAGCCCTGA
- a CDS encoding FAD/NAD(P)-binding oxidoreductase, with protein MSHHQILIVGGGAAGLTAASQLKRARPQLEIALLEPSEHHDYQPGWTLVGAGVFYLDETRRPEASLIPEGVHWIREGAAGFDPASNSVTTTGGQTLRYDVLIVATGLRLRWEAIKGLPEALGKGGVCSNYSREHVDYTWQCIRDFQGGNAIFTCPPMPIKCPGAPQKIAYLADDVFRRDPAVAANSKVIYATATPGIFGVPTYAAPLREVVKRKGLDALYGHVLTEVRPETQEAVFRVTPASPSRDEGEEPIETVIPYAMLHVTPPMSAPQVVAESPLAAEGAPGGFVEVDQYSLQHKRFANVFAIGDVAGMPNSKTAAAVRGQAPVLVANLLSLLDGQPLESRYDGYSCCPLITGYGKVIMAEFNYEQQPAPSFPLDPTRERWSMWLVKKNVLPWLYWNRMLRGFQHERRFMPGVQAKA; from the coding sequence ATGTCCCACCACCAGATCCTGATCGTCGGCGGCGGCGCCGCGGGACTCACAGCCGCCAGCCAGCTCAAGCGGGCCCGGCCCCAGCTGGAGATCGCCCTGCTGGAGCCCTCCGAGCACCACGACTACCAGCCCGGCTGGACCCTGGTGGGCGCCGGTGTGTTCTATCTCGACGAAACGCGCCGGCCGGAGGCCTCGCTGATCCCCGAGGGGGTGCACTGGATCCGTGAGGGAGCGGCCGGCTTCGATCCCGCCAGCAACAGTGTCACCACCACCGGCGGCCAGACGCTCCGCTACGACGTGCTGATCGTTGCCACCGGCCTGCGGCTGCGCTGGGAGGCGATCAAAGGGCTGCCCGAAGCACTGGGCAAGGGAGGGGTCTGCAGCAACTACTCACGCGAGCACGTCGACTACACCTGGCAGTGCATCCGCGACTTCCAGGGCGGCAACGCGATCTTCACCTGCCCGCCGATGCCGATCAAGTGCCCGGGGGCGCCGCAGAAGATCGCCTATCTCGCCGATGACGTGTTCAGGCGTGATCCGGCGGTGGCCGCCAACAGCAAGGTGATCTACGCCACCGCCACCCCCGGCATCTTCGGTGTGCCCACCTATGCCGCACCGCTGCGGGAGGTGGTGAAGCGCAAGGGCCTCGACGCTCTGTACGGGCACGTGCTCACTGAGGTCCGCCCCGAGACGCAGGAAGCGGTGTTTCGCGTCACACCGGCAAGCCCCAGTCGTGATGAGGGTGAGGAGCCGATCGAGACGGTGATCCCCTACGCCATGCTGCATGTCACGCCGCCGATGTCGGCTCCGCAGGTCGTCGCGGAGAGCCCATTGGCAGCGGAGGGAGCACCGGGGGGCTTCGTGGAGGTGGATCAATACAGCCTGCAGCACAAGCGTTTCGCCAACGTGTTCGCCATCGGCGATGTGGCCGGCATGCCCAACTCCAAGACGGCTGCAGCCGTGCGCGGCCAGGCGCCGGTGCTGGTGGCGAATCTGCTGTCACTGCTGGATGGTCAGCCGCTGGAATCGCGCTACGACGGCTACAGCTGCTGCCCGCTGATCACGGGCTACGGCAAGGTGATCATGGCCGAGTTCAACTATGAGCAGCAGCCCGCACCCTCCTTCCCGCTCGATCCCACCCGGGAGCGCTGGAGCATGTGGCTGGTGAAGAAGAATGTGCTGCCCTGGCTCTACTGGAACCGCATGCTGCGCGGCTTTCAGCATGAGCGCCGCTTCATGCCCGGGGTTCAGGCCAAGGCCTGA
- the hemL gene encoding glutamate-1-semialdehyde 2,1-aminomutase, with protein sequence MPGGVSSPVRAFKSVGGQPIIFDHVKGAYAWDVDGNRYIDYVGSWGPAICGHAHPEVIGALQAALEKGTSFGAPCLLENQLAEMVIEAVPSVEMVRFVNSGTEACMAVLRLIRAFTGREKVIKFEGCYHGHADMFLVKAGSGVATLGLPDSPGVPKATTASTLTAPYNDLEAVKQLFAANAGEIAGVILEPVVGNAGFITPEPGFLEGLREITREHGALLVFDEVMTGFRISYGGAQAKFGITPDLTTMGKVIGGGLPVGAYGGRADIMAMVAPAGPMYQAGTLSGNPLAMTAGIKTLELLRQPGSYERLEAITARLSQGIEAAARAAGLPYCGGHISAMFGFFLCEGPVRNFEEAKATDSARFGRLHRAMLERGVYLAPSSFEAGFTSLAHSDADIDATIAAFWDAFASIA encoded by the coding sequence ATGCCCGGTGGCGTCAGCTCTCCTGTGCGCGCCTTCAAATCCGTCGGCGGTCAGCCGATCATCTTTGACCATGTCAAGGGCGCCTACGCCTGGGACGTCGACGGCAACCGCTACATCGACTATGTCGGCAGCTGGGGGCCGGCCATCTGCGGCCATGCGCACCCCGAGGTGATCGGTGCCCTGCAGGCCGCCCTGGAGAAGGGCACCAGCTTCGGTGCCCCCTGCCTGCTGGAGAACCAGCTGGCGGAGATGGTGATCGAGGCGGTGCCGTCGGTGGAGATGGTGCGCTTCGTCAACAGCGGCACCGAGGCCTGCATGGCGGTGCTGCGCCTGATCCGCGCCTTCACCGGCCGCGAGAAGGTGATCAAGTTCGAGGGCTGCTACCACGGCCACGCCGACATGTTCCTGGTGAAGGCCGGTTCGGGTGTGGCCACCCTCGGCCTGCCCGACTCGCCCGGGGTGCCGAAGGCCACCACCGCCTCCACCCTCACCGCTCCCTACAACGATCTGGAGGCGGTCAAGCAGCTGTTCGCTGCCAATGCCGGTGAGATCGCCGGTGTGATCCTCGAGCCGGTGGTCGGCAATGCCGGCTTCATCACCCCCGAGCCCGGCTTCCTCGAGGGGCTGCGCGAGATCACCCGTGAGCATGGCGCCCTGCTGGTGTTCGACGAGGTGATGACCGGCTTCCGGATCAGCTACGGCGGCGCACAGGCCAAGTTCGGCATCACCCCCGATCTCACCACCATGGGCAAGGTGATCGGCGGCGGTCTGCCGGTGGGGGCCTACGGCGGCCGCGCCGACATCATGGCGATGGTGGCACCGGCTGGGCCGATGTACCAGGCCGGCACTCTCAGCGGCAACCCGCTGGCGATGACCGCCGGCATCAAGACGCTGGAGCTGCTCCGGCAGCCCGGCAGCTATGAGCGGCTCGAAGCGATCACCGCCCGCCTCAGCCAGGGCATCGAAGCCGCGGCCCGCGCAGCCGGTCTGCCCTATTGCGGCGGCCACATCAGTGCCATGTTCGGTTTCTTCCTGTGCGAAGGGCCGGTGCGCAACTTCGAGGAGGCCAAGGCCACCGACAGTGCCCGTTTCGGCAGGCTGCACCGCGCGATGCTCGAGCGGGGTGTCTATCTGGCGCCGAGTTCGTTTGAGGCCGGCTTCACTTCGCTGGCCCACAGCGACGCCGACATCGACGCCACGATCGCGGCCTTCTGGGACGCCTTCGCCTCCATCGCCTGA
- a CDS encoding acetyltransferase, whose protein sequence is MFLTLHQHGDSAGPEASPSLVEILDLRQLADPFSTVVAGRIHGGEELQDPHHFSKAELRFPSGEELPRCWSDPHYRQ, encoded by the coding sequence ATGTTCCTGACCCTGCATCAGCACGGCGACAGCGCCGGCCCTGAGGCCTCCCCCTCCCTGGTGGAGATCCTCGATCTGCGACAGCTGGCCGATCCCTTCTCCACCGTGGTGGCGGGCCGCATCCACGGCGGTGAGGAGCTCCAGGATCCGCACCATTTCTCCAAGGCGGAACTGCGCTTCCCGTCGGGTGAGGAGTTGCCCCGCTGCTGGAGCGATCCCCACTACCGCCAGTAG
- a CDS encoding ABC transporter substrate-binding protein, with protein MPSDATPLDRRQRGALRLAALLAAAVGGIALLGRRADPAAQPLPPPAAAGGALTLGAVIALTGNANLYGQDQRLGIGLAERWAADRARRDPAAFPRPVLLSLEDGASDEQSAIAAFNLMLRRGVVALIGPTLSQQAFAADPIAQRRGVPVVAPSNTAKGIPQIGHFISRVSAQSSVIAPLSIEEALQRDPGLSRVAVFYAQDDAYSTAEVAIFQKALTAKGLRPVSVQRTQLGQNDFQSAITAVLPLRPQLVVISAQAVDGGNLIRQLRELGYRGQIVVGNGLNTPNIYPICQRWCDGILIAQAYSPDLDTPINRAFLALHRRSKGEAPPSQLTAQAWTAYQVLFEAIQRLQRGGGLQGVSLAEARRRLMTELLSGRYDTPLGPIRFSPEGEVIQGRFFVAEVRMGPGGRDGKFTLVRERSLEEGGG; from the coding sequence GTGCCCTCTGACGCGACCCCACTGGATCGTCGCCAGCGCGGTGCCCTGCGCCTGGCCGCCCTGCTGGCCGCGGCTGTCGGAGGCATCGCCCTGCTGGGCCGCCGCGCTGATCCAGCCGCGCAGCCATTGCCGCCCCCTGCCGCCGCAGGCGGTGCTCTCACCCTCGGGGCGGTGATCGCCCTCACCGGCAACGCCAACCTCTACGGCCAGGACCAGAGGCTCGGCATCGGCCTGGCCGAGCGCTGGGCCGCCGACCGGGCCCGGCGCGATCCAGCCGCCTTCCCCCGCCCCGTGCTGCTGAGCCTGGAGGACGGCGCCTCCGACGAGCAGAGCGCGATCGCCGCCTTCAACCTGATGCTCCGGCGGGGCGTGGTGGCGCTGATCGGCCCCACCCTCTCGCAGCAGGCCTTCGCCGCCGATCCGATCGCCCAGCGGCGTGGGGTGCCGGTGGTGGCCCCCTCCAACACCGCGAAGGGGATTCCCCAGATCGGCCACTTCATCAGCCGCGTCTCCGCCCAGAGCTCGGTGATCGCCCCCCTGTCGATCGAGGAGGCCCTGCAGCGCGATCCGGGGCTCAGCCGGGTGGCGGTCTTCTATGCCCAGGACGACGCCTACAGCACCGCCGAGGTGGCGATCTTCCAGAAGGCCCTGACGGCGAAGGGCCTCAGGCCGGTGAGCGTGCAGCGCACCCAGCTGGGTCAGAACGATTTCCAGAGTGCCATCACCGCGGTGCTGCCGCTGCGCCCTCAGCTGGTGGTGATCTCGGCGCAGGCGGTGGATGGCGGCAACCTGATCCGCCAGCTGCGCGAACTCGGCTATCGCGGCCAGATCGTGGTCGGCAACGGTCTCAACACGCCCAACATCTATCCGATCTGTCAGCGCTGGTGCGACGGCATCCTCATCGCCCAGGCCTACAGCCCCGATCTCGACACGCCGATCAACCGCGCTTTCCTCGCCCTGCATCGCCGCAGCAAGGGGGAGGCGCCGCCGTCCCAGCTGACGGCCCAGGCCTGGACGGCGTATCAGGTGCTGTTCGAGGCGATCCAGCGCCTGCAGCGCGGCGGCGGTCTGCAGGGTGTCAGCCTGGCGGAGGCGCGCCGGCGGCTGATGACCGAACTGCTGTCCGGCCGCTACGACACGCCGCTGGGTCCGATCCGGTTCAGCCCGGAGGGGGAGGTGATCCAGGGGCGCTTCTTCGTCGCGGAGGTGCGCATGGGCCCCGGCGGCCGGGATGGCAAGTTCACGTTGGTGCGTGAGCGCTCGCTCGAGGAGGGCGGCGGATGA
- a CDS encoding chromate transporter — protein MTSPPTTPAAVSLAEASRFWLRLGLVSFGGPAGQIALLHEELVERRRWLSERRFLHALNYCMLLPGPEATQLATYLGWLMHGTAGGLIAGGLFLLPAILMLLALASAYALWGHLPLLSALFAVLQPTVLAIVLQAAWRLGRRTLHTPFLMAIAAAAFASQSLRLLPYPLLVVLVAFAGALAARFRSALVNSPAATEAPGAGTTVPVASSRVPDALDPVQETGVPAGLSPGSRTGLQTFSSPPSGSEPTPSPPSGQDPASPKAGGAMRSKWPTASDRAAPAALHGDRTPSPPHVRFRRRALASTLLIGGMALMLPLLALTLLQGWGGILPTMARFFTRVALVSFGGAYAVLPYVAEGAVQRFDWLSAPQMVDALALGETTPGPLIMVVAFVGFLGGWNQAGSLSLAVAAALVVIWFTFLPSFLFILAGAPLVEASRGDLRLDGPLRAITAAVVGVIASLALLFSGPVLWPAGQGPWPSGVALTVLLLGLALLLRWHWSVLRVIGLAVALGLLRALLQTLLT, from the coding sequence ATGACCTCACCGCCCACCACCCCTGCGGCCGTCTCCCTGGCTGAAGCCTCCCGCTTCTGGCTGCGGCTGGGGCTGGTGAGCTTCGGCGGACCGGCCGGTCAGATCGCCCTATTGCATGAGGAGCTGGTGGAGCGCCGCCGCTGGCTCTCGGAGCGGCGCTTCCTGCACGCCCTCAACTACTGCATGCTGCTGCCGGGGCCGGAGGCCACCCAGCTGGCCACCTACCTGGGCTGGCTGATGCATGGCACGGCCGGTGGCCTGATCGCCGGTGGGCTGTTCCTGCTGCCGGCGATCCTGATGCTGCTGGCCCTGGCCAGCGCCTATGCGCTGTGGGGCCACCTGCCCCTGCTGAGCGCCCTGTTCGCGGTGCTGCAGCCGACCGTGCTGGCGATCGTGCTGCAGGCGGCCTGGCGCCTGGGCCGGCGCACCCTGCACACCCCGTTCCTGATGGCGATCGCGGCGGCGGCCTTCGCCAGCCAGAGCCTGCGGCTGCTGCCCTATCCCCTGCTGGTCGTGCTGGTGGCCTTCGCCGGGGCCCTCGCCGCGAGATTCCGCTCCGCCCTGGTGAACAGCCCTGCCGCCACTGAAGCGCCCGGTGCAGGAACGACAGTCCCGGTGGCCTCATCGCGCGTCCCCGATGCACTGGATCCCGTCCAGGAGACCGGGGTCCCCGCCGGACTCTCTCCAGGCTCCAGAACCGGTCTCCAGACCTTCTCGTCGCCTCCATCAGGTTCAGAGCCCACCCCTTCCCCTCCATCCGGGCAAGATCCCGCCTCCCCCAAGGCCGGTGGAGCGATGCGCTCCAAGTGGCCAACGGCGTCAGACCGCGCCGCTCCAGCGGCCCTCCACGGGGATCGGACCCCTTCCCCGCCCCATGTCCGCTTCCGTCGTCGCGCTCTGGCGAGCACCCTGCTCATCGGCGGTATGGCCCTGATGCTGCCGCTGCTCGCGCTCACCCTGCTGCAGGGCTGGGGCGGCATCCTGCCGACGATGGCCCGCTTCTTCACGCGGGTGGCCCTGGTGAGCTTCGGTGGCGCCTATGCGGTGCTGCCGTACGTGGCGGAGGGGGCGGTGCAGCGCTTCGACTGGCTCAGCGCTCCCCAGATGGTCGATGCGCTGGCCCTGGGCGAGACCACGCCAGGGCCGCTGATCATGGTGGTGGCCTTCGTCGGCTTCCTGGGCGGCTGGAATCAGGCCGGCTCCCTGTCGCTGGCAGTCGCAGCGGCGCTGGTGGTCATCTGGTTCACCTTCCTGCCCTCGTTCCTGTTCATCCTCGCCGGGGCGCCGCTGGTGGAGGCGAGCCGCGGTGATCTGCGCCTGGACGGTCCGCTTCGCGCGATCACCGCGGCGGTGGTGGGGGTGATCGCCAGCCTGGCGCTGCTGTTCAGCGGGCCCGTGCTCTGGCCCGCCGGTCAGGGGCCCTGGCCCAGCGGGGTGGCTCTGACGGTGCTGCTGCTCGGGCTGGCGCTGCTGCTGCGCTGGCACTGGAGCGTGCTGCGGGTGATCGGCCTGGCCGTCGCTCTGGGATTGCTGCGCGCCCTGCTGCAGACCCTTCTGACCTGA
- a CDS encoding sulfite exporter TauE/SafE family protein, which produces MADPSRLASVAAAGLVAGAVNALAGGGSLISFPALIAAGLPPLLANVTNTVALAPGYLGGALAQHRQLRGQGARLALLLPCAALGGLTGAGLLLVSDPHLFERLVPWLLLSGSLLLALQQPLGAWIRRQGSGESPVGALAAPAVFGAAIYGGYFGAGLSVIVLAALALTLPDNLTRLNGLKQAIALVCNLLAALLFALQAPLAWTEVAVMAFTSLAGGVLGGRLAERLDPARLRGVVVVIGLVMAVVYFRR; this is translated from the coding sequence ATGGCGGATCCGTCGCGACTGGCGTCGGTGGCGGCCGCCGGGCTGGTGGCCGGCGCCGTCAATGCCCTCGCCGGCGGCGGCTCACTGATCAGCTTCCCGGCGCTGATCGCCGCCGGCCTGCCGCCGCTGCTGGCCAACGTCACCAACACCGTGGCCCTGGCCCCGGGCTATCTGGGCGGCGCCCTGGCCCAGCACCGGCAGCTGCGGGGACAGGGGGCGAGGCTGGCGCTGCTGTTGCCCTGCGCCGCCCTCGGCGGGCTGACGGGGGCCGGGCTTCTTCTGGTCAGCGATCCGCACCTGTTCGAGCGGCTGGTGCCCTGGCTGCTGCTCAGCGGCTCCCTGCTGCTGGCGCTGCAGCAACCGCTGGGGGCCTGGATCCGGCGTCAGGGCAGTGGCGAGTCGCCGGTTGGGGCCCTGGCAGCGCCCGCGGTGTTCGGCGCCGCCATCTACGGGGGGTATTTCGGCGCGGGGCTGAGCGTGATCGTGCTGGCGGCGCTGGCGCTGACCCTGCCGGACAACCTGACGCGCCTGAACGGTCTCAAGCAGGCGATCGCGCTGGTCTGCAATCTCCTGGCCGCCCTGCTGTTCGCCCTGCAGGCGCCGCTGGCCTGGACGGAGGTGGCAGTGATGGCATTCACCTCGCTGGCGGGTGGTGTGCTGGGCGGCCGACTGGCGGAGCGGCTCGATCCCGCCCGGCTGCGGGGCGTGGTGGTGGTGATCGGCCTGGTGATGGCAGTGGTGTATTTCCGGCGCTGA
- a CDS encoding Rrf2 family transcriptional regulator — protein sequence MALSAKVRYGIVALIELAAIHAQGGVLQVGEIAQRQSIPDRYLEQMLTTLRRARILRSIRGPKGGFQLARPPAEVPLLEVVAALEGESPARDLTARTTPEFEVLTTLEDQLERARTALLAGTTLQDLLEERDQRLQAQVMYFI from the coding sequence TTGGCTCTCAGCGCGAAGGTTCGCTACGGGATCGTCGCGCTGATCGAGCTGGCCGCCATTCACGCGCAGGGGGGCGTGCTGCAGGTGGGCGAGATCGCCCAGCGCCAGAGCATCCCCGACCGCTACCTCGAGCAGATGCTCACCACTCTCCGGCGCGCACGCATCCTGCGCAGCATCCGCGGACCGAAAGGTGGCTTTCAACTGGCACGACCTCCGGCGGAGGTCCCCCTCCTGGAGGTGGTGGCGGCCCTGGAGGGGGAGAGTCCGGCGCGGGATCTGACGGCGCGGACCACGCCTGAATTCGAGGTGCTCACGACGCTGGAGGATCAGCTCGAGCGTGCCAGGACCGCCCTTCTTGCGGGCACCACGCTGCAGGACCTGCTCGAGGAGCGCGACCAGCGGCTGCAGGCCCAGGTGATGTACTTCATCTGA